One stretch of Pseudomonas fluorescens Q2-87 DNA includes these proteins:
- a CDS encoding dermonecrotic toxin domain-containing protein, protein MTQTTTSTSPATPNANLGDAVLNQLLAGPTSPEVAAALLRNALKKLYPDLHLDPNNTVVGEPDWAIIDDEIVELPTRYQTLSNMLAARMKQSSATLLIEGFHFLTHLPLASPEVHLPVRIGQIGRLINELTPVMVPACQEQQLEYWNTALGTAPPRWHGLSSMLHRLWDVQEVKGWTTGECEMARQLFLYPDLQDRKANDPYDTHAYLVDISEVFGEKTIRLIDNSLVVLIGNIDKEETILAYSLRRGYEKFDSLRALGQTLPDLLGNLDGKKIRWRLYEPDGNIFDHKACGLIDAQIQILGSPDILRGFIVDESEQPANSATNTKTGPDGAWFEKQMPDWLQQASASDQALFAQHMKNLSALGSSHAGKTYLDDIPTIKRYALDELKRQMQSEHADAATLDPQQIEMQIRSPVVWGTFVVPGKIETTRFNLVDLALQNLIALPLGDKAVNSVGDNALPKWMTVDYVEKLITKIDIGRVYPDLIKRKLLGDTTESTRRENLYVSQLRIQLPMLALESKIRGQGNMDERGYRYVAALMEPEEAERKVDGQPIVLRKLAFVSGQASSDPGDVVTNMFVIGPQDLAAGPCVLYRPLLEPQLSQYPTPSNLIYAIRQTASLRQSVLAWLPDGVRETYSRYVFPGPMPSPWAIVEFATDPFSAWTNTAPVSLSNQTLGADFLPYLFKSNAQALTELADRQSVSNSESRWQTFKQASWMIFNLALPYLGAAVGTATWLWQILDDAETLTQADETSDSQATWEAFVDLLLNMAMAITAHAIDRARENTRSRQTEAQQVAPELESQAKAEPVIEQLASLKSTELPPEHYDAIHYSGALAGKSGERAKLLKSFSINKPAHAEQLKGEGPFKGLYKEDEAWFAKMADKWFKVTVEGDHVAIVDEHDPKRTGPALMRHMYGEWQVDTRLRLRGSGSEGARHKVIADARSLGVELLAELNRFEERKPESQKLLTMNAKEMNKASGSAKELKRIVYLSTLKTQRESYEEALKILTEWPVFESRPDAPQARLGYLNAQINFTFEEIDALQERFIPALRESLDMVTSGVEEVQQQHIDAADAMIRVGDDMVERLDYMETRFTSLKKLGREGFDFLREHRAKMPAYKSDAIRLIQLDMYRHICLTLDSVNTVPEAWSDVNQLVDNITVAYQSLHDAIDERSVIRLDEQIDTFGSLTEQFTAIEEHLQYLSTEYKDNVRPPELNRLGKQIGTIKKRALRHLAWALDERSNRRSTDGPYEARPRPRKKFIRARFWGLVSGEPRLSKMKEETGWVDVKNPLTDTIIATFHRKETGEWVPHLNAALPAIVPALTTSIEKGKALIGGLTTFKAQIQTYMKTPSRSPTGVGIILNAHASRMEKVGIAITKALDNASNETVGVAADVRREAESTRSELKKMSKALYEEGFETVLNVVKQRAPTMESLIWLKSRNQISITKQKNRQRLKKAPYGYLDRYEIKDLKENKTLWFADFRYSTDWVPAHTYLSGRLKTPEQISAKKAGESAKELSQRQLIDLYRSEIAVDQAKEVFFAKQRS, encoded by the coding sequence ATGACGCAAACCACCACCAGCACGAGCCCCGCCACGCCCAACGCGAACCTCGGCGATGCAGTGCTCAACCAGTTGCTTGCCGGCCCGACATCACCGGAGGTCGCCGCCGCCCTTTTGCGCAACGCCCTCAAGAAGCTATACCCCGACCTTCACCTCGATCCGAACAACACCGTGGTCGGCGAGCCGGACTGGGCCATCATCGACGACGAGATCGTAGAACTCCCCACCCGCTATCAAACCCTGAGCAACATGCTCGCGGCACGGATGAAGCAGAGTTCTGCGACGTTGCTGATCGAAGGTTTTCACTTTCTGACTCATTTGCCGCTGGCCTCACCCGAAGTGCACCTGCCGGTCCGTATCGGCCAGATCGGAAGGCTGATCAACGAGCTTACCCCTGTCATGGTGCCTGCCTGCCAGGAACAACAACTGGAGTACTGGAACACCGCGCTTGGCACTGCCCCGCCTCGCTGGCATGGGCTTTCCAGCATGCTGCACAGGCTCTGGGACGTTCAGGAGGTCAAGGGCTGGACGACGGGCGAATGCGAGATGGCCCGGCAATTGTTCCTTTACCCCGACCTGCAGGACCGCAAGGCCAATGACCCTTATGACACCCACGCGTATCTGGTGGACATCAGCGAGGTCTTCGGCGAAAAGACGATACGCCTGATCGACAATTCCCTGGTGGTCCTGATCGGCAACATCGACAAAGAAGAGACCATCCTCGCGTACTCGTTGCGCCGTGGTTATGAGAAGTTCGATTCGCTGCGGGCGCTGGGGCAGACCTTGCCAGACCTTCTGGGCAACCTGGATGGCAAGAAAATTCGCTGGCGGCTTTACGAGCCCGACGGCAACATCTTCGATCACAAAGCCTGCGGATTGATCGACGCCCAGATACAAATCCTCGGTTCGCCAGATATCCTCAGAGGGTTTATCGTCGACGAGAGCGAACAGCCAGCCAACAGCGCAACGAACACAAAGACCGGCCCTGACGGGGCCTGGTTCGAAAAACAGATGCCTGACTGGTTGCAACAAGCGTCAGCCTCCGACCAGGCGCTGTTCGCCCAACACATGAAGAATCTGTCGGCCTTGGGCAGCTCCCATGCCGGCAAGACCTACCTGGACGATATCCCCACCATCAAGCGCTATGCACTGGACGAGCTGAAGCGGCAGATGCAATCGGAACATGCCGACGCCGCGACGCTCGACCCGCAACAGATCGAAATGCAGATACGCAGCCCCGTGGTCTGGGGCACGTTCGTTGTGCCCGGCAAAATCGAAACCACCCGGTTCAACCTCGTTGACCTTGCCCTGCAAAATCTGATTGCGCTTCCCCTTGGCGACAAGGCAGTCAATTCGGTGGGTGACAACGCGCTGCCTAAATGGATGACCGTCGACTATGTCGAAAAACTCATTACCAAAATCGATATCGGTCGCGTTTATCCCGATCTGATCAAGCGCAAGCTGCTGGGCGATACGACGGAGTCGACCCGTCGTGAAAACCTGTATGTCTCCCAGTTGCGCATCCAATTACCGATGCTGGCGCTGGAGAGCAAGATCCGCGGCCAGGGCAATATGGATGAACGGGGCTACCGCTATGTGGCCGCCCTGATGGAGCCCGAAGAAGCCGAGCGCAAGGTCGATGGCCAACCCATTGTCCTGCGCAAACTGGCGTTCGTATCCGGCCAGGCATCGAGCGACCCAGGGGATGTTGTCACGAATATGTTCGTGATCGGCCCACAAGACTTGGCCGCCGGCCCCTGCGTGCTCTACCGGCCTTTGCTGGAACCGCAGTTGAGCCAGTATCCGACGCCCAGCAACTTGATTTATGCGATCCGGCAAACAGCCTCCTTGCGCCAGTCGGTGCTGGCGTGGCTGCCCGATGGGGTGCGCGAAACCTACAGCCGATACGTTTTCCCGGGGCCCATGCCTTCGCCCTGGGCGATTGTGGAGTTCGCGACGGACCCGTTTTCGGCCTGGACCAACACTGCCCCCGTCAGCTTGAGCAACCAGACCCTGGGCGCGGATTTTCTGCCCTACTTGTTCAAGTCCAACGCCCAGGCCCTGACCGAGCTTGCCGACCGCCAATCGGTATCCAATAGCGAAAGCCGTTGGCAGACGTTCAAACAGGCGAGCTGGATGATTTTCAACCTGGCCCTGCCCTACCTCGGCGCCGCTGTCGGCACCGCAACGTGGCTCTGGCAGATCCTGGACGATGCCGAAACGTTGACCCAGGCGGATGAAACCTCCGACAGCCAGGCCACGTGGGAGGCGTTTGTCGACCTGCTGTTGAACATGGCCATGGCAATCACCGCCCACGCTATCGACCGCGCCCGGGAAAACACTCGCAGTCGTCAGACGGAGGCGCAGCAAGTGGCGCCCGAACTGGAGAGCCAGGCGAAAGCTGAACCCGTCATCGAGCAGCTCGCATCGTTGAAAAGTACTGAGCTGCCGCCTGAACACTATGACGCCATTCATTACAGCGGCGCGTTGGCAGGCAAGTCCGGCGAGCGGGCGAAATTGCTCAAGAGCTTCAGCATCAACAAGCCTGCACACGCCGAACAGCTCAAGGGCGAAGGTCCATTCAAGGGCCTGTACAAAGAGGACGAGGCTTGGTTCGCCAAGATGGCCGACAAATGGTTCAAGGTGACCGTAGAAGGCGATCACGTTGCCATCGTTGACGAGCACGACCCCAAGCGCACGGGCCCGGCCCTGATGAGGCATATGTATGGCGAATGGCAGGTCGACACGCGCCTGCGTCTACGCGGCAGCGGATCGGAGGGTGCCCGGCACAAAGTCATCGCCGACGCCAGAAGCCTGGGCGTTGAACTGCTGGCGGAACTGAACCGCTTTGAAGAACGAAAACCGGAGAGCCAGAAGCTGCTGACCATGAACGCCAAGGAAATGAACAAGGCGTCGGGTTCTGCCAAGGAGCTCAAGCGCATCGTTTATTTGAGCACCTTGAAAACCCAGCGGGAAAGCTACGAAGAGGCGCTGAAGATATTGACCGAATGGCCTGTCTTCGAATCCAGGCCCGACGCCCCGCAAGCCAGGCTGGGCTACCTTAACGCACAAATCAATTTCACCTTCGAGGAAATCGACGCGCTCCAGGAGCGGTTTATTCCCGCCCTGAGAGAGTCCCTGGACATGGTCACCTCGGGTGTCGAGGAAGTGCAGCAGCAGCACATCGACGCGGCCGATGCGATGATCCGGGTCGGTGATGACATGGTCGAACGCCTGGATTACATGGAAACCCGCTTTACCAGCCTCAAGAAACTGGGGCGCGAAGGCTTTGATTTCCTTCGTGAGCATCGTGCCAAGATGCCGGCCTACAAGAGCGACGCCATTCGCCTGATCCAGCTGGATATGTACCGGCATATCTGCCTGACACTGGACAGCGTCAATACCGTGCCTGAAGCCTGGTCAGACGTTAACCAGCTCGTCGACAACATCACGGTCGCGTACCAGAGCCTGCACGATGCCATCGACGAGCGTAGCGTGATCCGGCTGGACGAGCAGATCGATACATTCGGCAGCCTGACAGAACAGTTCACGGCCATCGAAGAGCACCTCCAATACCTGAGCACCGAATACAAGGACAATGTCCGCCCGCCCGAACTCAATCGACTGGGCAAGCAAATCGGTACGATCAAGAAACGCGCGCTGCGTCACCTGGCCTGGGCCCTGGACGAGCGAAGCAACCGACGAAGCACCGACGGCCCGTATGAGGCGCGCCCCAGGCCGCGGAAAAAATTCATTCGGGCACGTTTCTGGGGCCTCGTCAGCGGCGAACCCCGTCTCTCGAAAATGAAGGAGGAAACGGGTTGGGTCGACGTAAAGAATCCCCTCACGGACACGATCATTGCCACCTTCCATCGCAAGGAAACCGGCGAGTGGGTTCCTCATTTGAACGCCGCCCTTCCCGCGATCGTCCCAGCGCTGACCACCAGCATCGAAAAGGGCAAGGCCCTGATCGGTGGATTGACCACGTTCAAGGCGCAGATCCAAACCTACATGAAGACGCCGAGCCGTTCGCCCACCGGGGTCGGCATCATTCTTAACGCCCATGCCAGCCGGATGGAGAAGGTTGGCATCGCCATCACCAAGGCGCTGGACAACGCTTCGAACGAAACGGTAGGGGTTGCCGCGGACGTCCGGCGAGAGGCCGAATCTACCCGTTCGGAACTGAAGAAAATGTCCAAGGCGTTATATGAAGAAGGATTCGAAACCGTACTGAACGTCGTCAAGCAGCGGGCGCCGACCATGGAAAGCCTTATCTGGCTGAAGAGCCGAAACCAGATTTCGATCACCAAACAGAAAAACCGGCAACGGCTGAAAAAAGCCCCCTACGGTTATTTGGACCGTTATGAGATCAAGGACCTGAAAGAAAACAAAACCCTGTGGTTCGCCGACTTCCGTTATTCAACGGACTGGGTCCCCGCCCATACCTACCTGTCCGGGCGTTTGAAAACACCGGAGCAAATCAGCGCGAAAAAAGCCGGTGAGTCGGCCAAGGAGCTCAGTCAGCGCCAACTGATCGACCTTTATCGCAGCGAGATCGCTGTGGACCAGGCCAAGGAAGTGTTCTTCGCGAAACAGCGGTCGTAA
- a CDS encoding PLP-dependent aminotransferase family protein — protein sequence MNNAVPPLSFNPAGIELDRRHGLSRQLYQALRARVLDGRLASGTRLPASRDLAAALSISRNSVVRAYDQLYAEGFIEGRVGDGTYVAKLSSTALPLKNISTKVSTGFSTGLPTALSTDWLDLPVIPSSKVIHSDALNRVEKHFLAQPPSGPPKAFRVGVPAFDLFPFDVWAKLNAAFWRKPDLQQLCYGDAQGDARLRGLIAAYLRSSRGLQCTAEQIVITSGAQQGISLCAQLLVDPGDVVAVENPGYRAAGHAFSVAGADVQGVPVDSDGLDCAALGSLNRCRLAYVTPSHQYPTGVVMSLARRLELLAWAERNDGWIVEDDYDGEYRYSGAPLAPLAALDRQGRVLYVGTFGKVAFPALRLGYLVLPPGLVNAFARRRAVDVRHSEVSTQAVMAEFMAAGHFQRHIRRMRRAALTRRDALLAGWPKGVAGVGAMPTVVAGLHVTVAVDSIERERELIAQATDAGVEINGLSGYWLPTTTLPVRAGLVLGFAAVPPAAIGSALASLAKAWKA from the coding sequence ATGAATAACGCCGTGCCGCCACTGTCATTCAACCCTGCCGGAATCGAACTGGATCGCCGCCATGGGCTCAGTCGCCAGCTTTACCAGGCGCTACGTGCGCGGGTGCTGGACGGGCGCCTGGCCAGCGGCACGCGTCTGCCGGCCAGCCGAGACCTGGCGGCGGCCTTGTCGATTTCCCGCAACAGCGTGGTGCGGGCCTACGATCAGCTCTACGCCGAAGGTTTCATCGAAGGACGGGTCGGCGATGGGACTTACGTGGCGAAACTGTCTTCCACAGCGCTGCCGCTGAAAAACATATCCACAAAAGTGTCCACAGGGTTTTCAACAGGCTTACCCACAGCCTTATCCACAGATTGGCTGGATTTGCCTGTGATTCCATCCAGTAAAGTTATCCACAGCGACGCTTTGAATCGCGTCGAAAAACACTTTCTGGCCCAGCCCCCCAGTGGTCCGCCCAAGGCTTTTCGGGTCGGCGTTCCGGCCTTCGATCTGTTCCCTTTTGACGTCTGGGCCAAGCTGAACGCGGCTTTCTGGCGCAAACCGGACCTGCAGCAACTGTGTTATGGCGACGCGCAAGGGGACGCCCGCTTGCGTGGCCTTATTGCGGCGTACCTGCGCAGTTCCCGAGGGTTGCAATGCACGGCTGAACAAATTGTGATCACCAGTGGTGCCCAGCAGGGCATCAGCCTTTGTGCACAGCTGCTGGTAGACCCTGGCGATGTCGTGGCGGTGGAGAATCCCGGCTATCGCGCGGCCGGTCATGCGTTTTCTGTCGCCGGTGCCGACGTGCAAGGCGTGCCGGTTGATAGCGATGGCCTCGATTGCGCGGCACTCGGTAGCTTGAATCGCTGCCGGTTGGCCTACGTGACGCCGTCTCACCAATACCCGACCGGCGTGGTCATGAGCCTCGCCCGACGGCTGGAACTGCTGGCCTGGGCCGAGCGCAACGACGGCTGGATCGTCGAGGACGACTACGATGGCGAGTACCGTTACAGCGGCGCGCCACTGGCACCCTTGGCGGCGCTGGATCGCCAGGGCCGTGTGCTTTACGTCGGCACGTTCGGCAAAGTGGCGTTCCCGGCCCTGCGCCTGGGCTATCTGGTGCTGCCCCCTGGCCTGGTCAACGCCTTCGCCCGGCGGCGGGCCGTGGATGTGCGCCATTCCGAAGTCAGCACCCAGGCGGTCATGGCCGAATTCATGGCCGCCGGGCATTTCCAGCGGCACATCAGGCGCATGCGCCGGGCAGCCCTGACCCGCCGTGATGCGCTCTTGGCCGGTTGGCCGAAGGGCGTTGCGGGCGTCGGTGCCATGCCCACGGTTGTGGCCGGGCTGCACGTCACCGTTGCGGTGGACAGTATCGAGCGTGAGCGCGAGCTGATCGCGCAAGCGACCGATGCCGGGGTCGAAATCAACGGTTTGAGTGGCTACTGGTTGCCCACCACAACGTTGCCGGTGCGTGCCGGGTTGGTGCTGGGCTTTGCCGCCGTGCCACCCGCGGCGATTGGCAGCGCGCTGGCGAGTCTGGCAAAGGCGTGGAAGGCTTGA
- a CDS encoding FMN-binding negative transcriptional regulator, translating to MYNPQAFAVEDLPQLQQMMGDCRLAVLITQGEHGLQASHLPLLLDTQQGPNGSLYGHMARANPQWRDLEAGAEALVIFAGADAYVSPGFYPSKLAHGKVVPTWNYLAVHAYGTAEVFSDAHRLRNLVGALTDRHESGRAQPWKIDDAPAEYIDSMLKAIVGFALPIQRLEGKRKLSQNRAPADTAGVRSGLAASPDPQDQALARLMPESLPKE from the coding sequence ATGTACAACCCCCAAGCCTTTGCTGTCGAAGACCTGCCCCAACTGCAACAGATGATGGGCGATTGCCGCCTGGCCGTATTGATCACTCAGGGTGAACACGGTTTGCAGGCCAGCCACTTGCCGCTGTTGCTGGATACGCAACAGGGCCCCAACGGCAGCCTGTATGGCCATATGGCCCGGGCCAATCCGCAATGGCGCGACCTGGAAGCCGGCGCCGAGGCCCTGGTGATATTCGCAGGCGCCGACGCCTACGTCAGCCCGGGGTTTTACCCGAGCAAACTTGCGCACGGCAAAGTCGTGCCCACCTGGAACTACCTGGCCGTGCACGCCTACGGCACCGCCGAAGTATTCAGCGACGCTCATCGCCTGCGCAACCTGGTCGGCGCCCTCACCGACCGCCACGAAAGCGGCCGCGCACAGCCATGGAAAATCGACGACGCTCCGGCCGAGTACATCGACAGCATGCTCAAGGCCATCGTCGGCTTCGCCCTGCCCATCCAACGCCTGGAAGGCAAGCGCAAGCTCAGCCAGAACCGCGCCCCGGCAGATACCGCCGGTGTGCGCAGCGGCCTCGCCGCCAGCCCCGATCCGCAGGACCAGGCGCTCGCCCGCCTGATGCCCGAATCATTGCCCAAGGAGTGA
- a CDS encoding GNAT family N-acetyltransferase, whose product MSQTEIRLVSADDHAAWLPLWQAYLRFYKTELPDAVSQSTWQRLLDEREPTHAALAWNGDTAVGLVHFIYHRSNWSIENSCYLQDLLVTEQCRGTGVGRQLIEFVYRTAKVDGCCKVHWLTHETNATAIQLYERIAERPGFIQFRKAL is encoded by the coding sequence ATGAGCCAGACCGAAATCCGCCTCGTCAGCGCAGACGACCACGCCGCGTGGCTGCCGTTGTGGCAGGCCTATTTGCGCTTCTATAAAACCGAACTCCCAGACGCGGTCAGCCAGAGCACCTGGCAACGCCTGCTCGACGAGCGTGAGCCAACCCACGCGGCGCTCGCCTGGAACGGCGACACGGCCGTGGGCCTGGTGCATTTCATCTATCACCGGTCAAACTGGAGCATCGAAAACTCCTGCTACCTGCAAGACTTGCTGGTGACGGAGCAGTGCCGTGGCACTGGCGTCGGCCGCCAGCTCATCGAGTTCGTCTACCGCACCGCCAAAGTCGACGGTTGCTGCAAAGTGCACTGGTTGACCCACGAAACCAACGCGACCGCGATCCAGCTTTACGAGCGCATCGCCGAGCGTCCAGGCTTCATCCAATTTCGCAAAGCCTTGTAA
- a CDS encoding GNAT family N-acetyltransferase — protein sequence MSISLADWKGAPAPSAQRLEGRFIRLEKLDPARHADGLWQALEGPGADPKLWDYLPYGPFKDRGAFDAWLANHAANTDPYFFSVIDRASGDVQGILSLMSIVPAQGRIEIGHVTFGAPMQRSPKSTEAVYLLAKESFALGYRRLEWKCNNGNARSKYAAERLGFTFEGVFRQHMVVKGQNRDTAWYSMLDSEWPAIAAGFERWLSEENQREGGQVRGLVECRSQVLSD from the coding sequence ATGTCGATTTCACTCGCCGATTGGAAAGGGGCCCCGGCGCCCTCTGCGCAACGGCTCGAAGGGCGGTTCATCCGCCTGGAAAAACTCGATCCGGCGCGCCATGCCGATGGCCTTTGGCAAGCCCTCGAAGGTCCCGGAGCCGACCCGAAGCTCTGGGATTACTTGCCTTACGGCCCGTTCAAGGATCGCGGCGCATTCGATGCATGGCTCGCAAACCACGCAGCCAACACCGACCCGTACTTCTTCAGCGTGATCGACCGCGCCAGCGGCGATGTGCAGGGTATTCTCAGCCTGATGTCCATCGTGCCGGCCCAGGGCCGCATCGAGATCGGCCACGTCACTTTCGGCGCGCCGATGCAGCGTTCGCCGAAAAGTACCGAGGCGGTTTATCTGCTGGCGAAGGAGTCCTTCGCCCTGGGTTATCGCCGTCTGGAATGGAAGTGCAACAACGGCAATGCCCGCTCCAAATATGCCGCCGAACGGCTGGGGTTCACGTTTGAAGGCGTGTTCCGCCAGCACATGGTGGTCAAGGGACAGAACCGCGACACCGCGTGGTATTCGATGCTCGACTCGGAATGGCCGGCGATCGCGGCAGGGTTCGAGCGCTGGTTGAGTGAAGAGAATCAGCGCGAGGGTGGGCAGGTGCGGGGGTTGGTGGAGTGTCGGTCACAAGTTCTGAGTGACTGA